CGAAGCAGGACACAATCACGGTGTCAGGGGTGTCATCGATGATCAAATCGACCCCGGTCGCGAGTTCGAAGGCGCGGATGTTCCGTCCTTCGCGCCCGATGATCCGGCCCTTCATCTCGTCACTCGGCAACGCAACGGCCGCCACGGTCGTCTCCGCCGTGTGCTCGGCGGCCACCCGCTGGATCGACATCGCGATGATCCGCTTGGCGTCCTTTTCGGCGTTCTTCTTGGCTTGGTCTTTGATGTCCCGGGCCAGGGCCGCGGCCTGGGCTCGCGCTTCGTCCTCGACCCGCTGGATGAATTCTCGCCGGGCCTGTTCGACCGTGAGGCCGGCCACCCGCTCCAAACGCTGCCGCTGCTCGTGCACCAGCGCGTCGATTTCCTTGGTCCGCGCCTCGAGGGTGAGCTCCTTCTGGGCCAGGGCGCCCTGCTGCTCCGAGACCGCCTTGGACTGGCGGTCGAGCTCCTCGTTGCGCTTGGTAACTCCGCGCTCCCGCTCTTCGAGTCGGCGCTCGGTCCGGTCGATTTCTTCGCGTCGCCGGCCGAGGTCGCGGTCAAACTCTTCGCGGAGCTTGAGCGCCTCCATCTTGCCTTCGACCAACGCGGCGGAACGGGCCTTGTCGGCCTCGTCCCGGGCTTTGGTGACGAATTGGGATGCGTCGCGCTCGGCCGTCGCGACCAGGCCGGCCGCGTCACGTTTCTTGGAGCGGAGGACGACGGTGTAGCCAACCAGGGCCAGCACTATTCCAGCAACTACTCCTCCACCCGCGAGGAGCCATTCGAGGATCGACATCAGTGTATCTCCGCACGCGGCGAGGGCGCCACGAATCGGTTAAGGCCCAGAGGCAACCTAGTCTTGGGCTCGGGGACCCCGTACTGCCGGGGGAAGTAACCGCGCCAGCTGATCCGCCACCGCGTCAATACGGTGGGTGGTTGCCGCATCGTGCGGGCGGGCTTGAAACAGTTCATCCGTAACCGCAAGCGCCGCGAGAATCGTGGCGCGATGACCATCGATGGTCGGGGCCGCCGTCCGAATCCGCTGGACCGCCGAGTCGAGATACGCCGCGACGCCGCGGGTATACTCGGCGGGGTGATCGGAACTCACCGTCAGCTTCTGGCCGGCAATGACCACTTCGACCGGCTTCGGCCCGCTCACCGGATGTCTCCCGTGACCTGATCGCCGACGAACCGGAGCCGGGTCTTCAACTGCTCGAGCTGCTCGCGGGCTGCCCCAATCCGGTCCCGGAGCCGGTGGTTTTCCGACTCGACTTCGCTGATTCGGCCCCGGAGCAGCACCAGATCGCCGCGGGTGACTTCCGGGACCCGGTTCCGGGCCTCCTCGACCAACGACTCGGCCTTGAGACAGCGCCGACGCCACCCGGCCAACTCGGTCTCGAGTAGGCCGGCAACGCGCTCGAGTTCCACGAGTGCCTGTTCAGGATGTTCGGAGTGTGACGCCAAGCTTTTTCTCCAAGCCTCCCCGAATCCGGGTGACCGCGCTGTCGACTTCAGTGTCCTTCAAGGTCCGATCGCGGCGGCGGAACACCAATCGGAACCCCACGCTGCGGGCACCCGCGGCCACCCCGGTCCCTCGGTATTCGTCAATGACCGCAACCGACTCGAGCAACCCGGCCCCGATCTTACGGATCTCGGCACCGACCGCCTCCGCGGTGACCGACCACGGCACCACGAGACCCAGGTCGCGAACGGCAGCCGGAACGGACGGTGGCGGAACAAAAGCCAGCACCGATGGCGGCGCCGCATCGAGGTCGATTTCGATGCCGAACAGCGGGGCCGCCCACGGCGGCGCGTCCGCCGTCAACTCCAGGGCCCGGCCCACCACCGCCCCGCCGGCCCGGGCAACCAATTCCCCGCCTTCAACTTGTACCAGGGCCCCGGGATTCGCCAGGGAGACGGCCCGCTCGAACAGGCCCTTCAGATCCCACCAATCGAGGTCCGGGCCTTGGCCCGATTCCGACCAGTGAGCAGGGCCCCGGGAGCCGGTGATGACCGCCGCGATCCGGGTGGTTTCGACCGGGCGGCTCGGGGCGGCCTGGAAGGCCGTCCCGATCTCGAACAGCCGGACGTCCCGAACCTGGGCCGCCCAGTTGGCTTCGACCTGTCGGATCAACCCCGGGAGCAGCCGCTCCCTGAGGAACCCGTGATCGGCCGACAGCGGATTGAGCACCGCCACC
The genomic region above belongs to Gemmatimonadota bacterium and contains:
- the rny gene encoding ribonuclease Y — translated: MSILEWLLAGGGVVAGIVLALVGYTVVLRSKKRDAAGLVATAERDASQFVTKARDEADKARSAALVEGKMEALKLREEFDRDLGRRREEIDRTERRLEERERGVTKRNEELDRQSKAVSEQQGALAQKELTLEARTKEIDALVHEQRQRLERVAGLTVEQARREFIQRVEDEARAQAAALARDIKDQAKKNAEKDAKRIIAMSIQRVAAEHTAETTVAAVALPSDEMKGRIIGREGRNIRAFELATGVDLIIDDTPDTVIVSCFDPIRREVGRRALDALITDGRIHPGRIEEIVKKIQKDLEDQLVELGEQAAFETGIHGLHPEMIKLIGRMRYRTSYGQNIYEHSKEVSWIAGMMAAELHLDVMLAKRGGLLHDVGKVLTHESEGTHVQLGVEMATKYRENPLVINCIAAHHDDVAHETPESVLVQAADAISGSRPGARREAFETYVKRLTKLEEIATSFEGVEKVNAIQAGREVRVIVVPEKINDTKAQELAEAIAKRIEGELQYPGQIRVTVIRETRATGVAK
- a CDS encoding cell division protein ZapA, with translation MASALSQGRVVGRGGPEPGPGSHPRRSGAAPGPNQRSRVGKPPAPGPDWGSPRAARAVEDPAPVRRRSGHGRHPVSGPKPVEVVIAGQKLTVSSDHPAEYTRGVAAYLDSAVQRIRTAAPTIDGHRATILAALAVTDELFQARPHDAATTHRIDAVADQLARLLPPAVRGPRAQD